The following DNA comes from Leishmania donovani BPK282A1 complete genome, chromosome 9.
TGCTGCGCTTTCTTTCACACgtctgcatgcgtgcgttTGTTCCCGAACCTCCTGCTCGGTCGTTTCCCCTCAAAGAGGAATAGACCCACACGTACATCTATATAGAGGGAGAGGTTGAGAAGGCCACCACCTACCACcaccgtcctcctcgcctttcGAAGTGATCGCTGTTTCGCTGgtacccccaccccaccccctccctcgtcttCTATAAACGAAAGAAGGTGAAGACAGGGAAGCTTATCGAAATCATAGGCATGGCCCAGCAAGCTCGTCGTCTGAGCATGGCCGCGCTGATGGCCTTTGTCGTGTACGTCTTGCTCCTCGCCGGTGGCGTCACGCGTGCGGCTCTCACGGCAGCGCAAAACTCCATCACCGCCGAGTTTCTGCGGTCCTTCGCGGTCTCGATACCTGGCCTGGCGAGTGTGTGGACAGGGGATGATTGGTGCACTTGGCCGTACGTCAGCTGCAATGCCGACACGAACATCACAGTTATCATCGACAATGCTGGGTTCACCGGCAGCCTTCCAGAACTGAATGTGGCGGGCGACAGCGCCAATATCGCGGTCACTGAGATTTCCTTGACGAACGTGGACATCGGGGGCGGGTTCAAGAACAGCTGGGGCGGCCTCAAGAAGGTGCGGGTTCTCAACTTCACGAACACCAACCTGTTTGGTACCATTCCCGCGAGCTGGAACGCGATGCGCTCGCTGCAGACGGTCATCCTGAAAAATTccagcgcgtgcggcagccTGCCGAGGTGGACGCTGCCATCGCTGAAGAACATTGACGTGTCGAACAACCTGCTGCGCGGTTCGATGCCGGACACGCTGGGCTACATCGCCGGCCTGCAGAATGTCAGCCTCGTGGGCAACAActtctgcggctgcagcccGCCGTCCTGGGTGTCCCGGGTACTCACCAGCGCACTCTTCCAGGCGATGGGCTCAGCACCCTACAAGCCTAACTGCAGGGCCCCCATCAACTGCGGCTCCGAAGGTGCCAAGTGCTCCCGCGACCCTCCACAGtaccgcgacgccgccgccgcgccattacgtgtggtggtggccgtgtTGACTCTGGTCCTAGCTCTCGTGTGCAACTTTTCCGTGTAGGCGAATGCACCGCGACAACGATAGCGCCGGGCAttttcctccttccctcctccccttcttccACATCACCAACCCCCTTCGCCCGCACCCTCACCGCAATGCTGCGTGCAGAAAGCCCTCGCCCTGtctgggggagggggggggcacatgGATGAAGACGGAGAGAACATTGCGAACAGAAAAAGTGCAGATGGCTGAGAGTGCCAACTGGTAGggctctcacacacacacacacacacataccaAACAAAAGACATTCCTAcctccttttcccttttttctattattattattttaTCTCCCTTCCTTTGTTGTGGCCATTCTCAtcctccttcctcccaccaccaccaccttcttCGATTGAGTGCGCATCCGTTTCCGCGCGTGTTCCTCTatgtctctcctccccctctctcaaTTCCTCGCGgacgtttttcttttcaccgccccctccttgcTATCGTTTATTCCCCATTGTTTATggtctgtctctgtgtgtgtgcgtgtagcTGTCCTTCCTATCTTGTTGTTTGTTGCTAGCGCGGCTCTGGCTGTTCCTGCGCGCCTGTCCTTttattgtgtgtgtgggggagggcgaggggctGACATCCTCTTGCTTGTGATCATTGTCCTTCGTactcgttttgtttttcctttcttcagtcttgtgtgtgtgtgtgtgtgtgtggctgtgtgctctgtccttttttttttcggtaGAGGGGCGGCGTACGGCGAGCGTGAGCTTGCGGTGCGCTGAAGAGGGTGCAGGGGTGCGATCCGAGCCCCCTGTCGCTGACGCGCGCTGGGTGGTCCATGCGTACACGAACTCTCCACTCACGCATACCTACGCACTGATGAGCGCAGCGACTAGCAACGCACACATAtaccgagagagagagataagGACgcctacacacgcaccttCGCCTTGTTTCCCCGGCGTCTTCTAACGGCCGACACCCCCTAACGCCCAAACAATCGTAAATACATCCTTGTGCAGCACTGTGGAGGGCATAACGACGACGATGTAGGTGTGTCGTCCGCGCGTATCTCTGTGTGCCGCCCCCTATGCCGGCATTatgtgtcgtcgtcgtcttgtTACTTCTTCCTTCCGCTTCTTTCCcgactcctcc
Coding sequences within:
- a CDS encoding surface antigen-like protein, which codes for MAQQARRLSMAALMAFVVYVLLLAGGVTRAALTAAQNSITAEFLRSFAVSIPGLASVWTGDDWCTWPYVSCNADTNITVIIDNAGFTGSLPELNVAGDSANIAVTEISLTNVDIGGGFKNSWGGLKKVRVLNFTNTNLFGTIPASWNAMRSLQTVILKNSSACGSLPRWTLPSLKNIDVSNNLLRGSMPDTLGYIAGLQNVSLVGNNFCGCSPPSWVSRVLTSALFQAMGSAPYKPNCRAPINCGSEGAKCSRDPPQYRDAAAAPLRVVVAVLTLVLALVCNFSV